In one Fusobacterium sp. SYSU M8D902 genomic region, the following are encoded:
- a CDS encoding LacI family DNA-binding transcriptional regulator, with product MKMKDIARELGLSVATVSRVVNGHSNVNEQTKKRVEEFIKKKNYTPNVIAQNLSKMENRTIALLVPNISNPFFATLINYICKNFNRYGYQIALYNTTENLEQEKEAIKNILGHRIAGVIAILIAGEYEENPLASLLRQRIPVYLLDRDFEYSKVAGVFLDNYIGAYKITKELLERGHREIALITGNLDFLNARERLKGYIEAHKDMGIEFKEENIYEGDYLFESGYEMGKRLLPTSVTAVFSSNSLMLYGVLKALKEERREIQLACFERVDFFDLLDREVVACSIPLKKMGEEICELFISKEKSKKVYIEPVLEK from the coding sequence ATGAAAATGAAAGATATTGCAAGAGAATTAGGGCTATCAGTAGCCACTGTTTCAAGAGTAGTAAATGGACATAGTAATGTAAATGAGCAGACAAAAAAGAGAGTGGAGGAGTTTATTAAGAAGAAAAATTATACTCCTAATGTAATAGCTCAAAATCTATCAAAAATGGAAAACAGGACTATAGCTCTGCTTGTTCCTAATATCAGCAACCCATTTTTTGCAACTCTTATAAACTATATTTGTAAAAATTTTAATAGATATGGATATCAGATAGCTTTATACAATACAACTGAAAATTTAGAGCAGGAGAAAGAAGCTATAAAGAATATTTTAGGACATAGAATAGCAGGGGTGATAGCTATACTTATAGCTGGAGAGTATGAGGAAAATCCCTTAGCTTCTCTATTGAGACAGAGAATACCAGTGTATCTTTTAGATAGAGATTTTGAGTATTCTAAGGTGGCTGGAGTTTTTTTAGATAACTATATTGGAGCTTATAAAATTACGAAAGAACTATTAGAAAGAGGACACCGAGAGATAGCATTGATAACAGGAAATTTAGATTTTTTAAATGCTAGAGAGAGGTTGAAAGGGTATATTGAAGCTCATAAGGATATGGGAATAGAGTTTAAAGAGGAGAATATCTATGAAGGAGATTATCTTTTTGAAAGTGGATATGAGATGGGAAAAAGACTCTTACCAACATCTGTAACTGCTGTATTTTCATCTAATAGTTTGATGTTGTATGGAGTGTTGAAAGCTTTGAAAGAGGAGAGAAGAGAGATACAGTTAGCTTGTTTTGAAAGAGTAGATTTTTTTGATCTCCTAGATAGAGAGGTTGTAGCTTGTTCCATTCCGTTGAAAAAAATGGGAGAGGAGATTTGTGAACTCTTTATTTCAAAAGAGAAGAGTAAAAAAGTGTATATAGAACCAGTTTTAGAAAAGTAA
- the rbsC gene encoding ribose ABC transporter permease: protein MLKKIWSNKPLIGLIIFVIIVSVLNPRFLTHANMLNVLRQTSINSIIAIGMTLVILTGGIDLSVGSILAICGAVMASLLNSGQNPVFALIITLILGLVFGFFNGFLVAKMKLQAFIVTLVTMTFLRGATLVFTEGKPITIDDGGMLFENIGGGYIFNIPIPIYIMVVLFIAGYYLLMHTKFGRYTYAIGGNEEATKLSGINVDKVKIWVYGLCGMLSALAGVILTSRLYSAQPTAGSGYELDAIAAVVLGGTSLAGGVGRITGTALGALIIGVLGNALNLLNVSSYYQMMIKALVILVAVLIDRKSNK from the coding sequence ATGTTAAAAAAAATATGGAGTAATAAGCCACTAATAGGACTTATTATATTTGTAATAATAGTATCTGTATTAAATCCCAGATTTTTAACTCATGCAAATATGTTGAATGTATTGAGACAGACTTCAATTAACTCGATAATAGCAATAGGAATGACTTTGGTAATATTGACTGGTGGGATCGATCTATCTGTAGGTTCTATATTAGCAATTTGTGGGGCTGTGATGGCATCACTTTTAAATTCAGGTCAAAATCCAGTGTTTGCTTTAATAATAACATTGATTTTAGGATTGGTCTTTGGATTTTTTAATGGATTTTTAGTTGCAAAGATGAAACTCCAAGCTTTCATAGTAACGTTGGTAACAATGACGTTTTTAAGAGGAGCAACACTTGTATTTACAGAGGGAAAACCAATAACTATAGATGATGGTGGTATGCTTTTTGAAAATATAGGTGGAGGTTATATATTTAATATACCTATTCCTATTTACATTATGGTGGTTCTTTTTATAGCTGGGTACTATCTGTTGATGCATACAAAATTTGGAAGATATACCTATGCTATAGGTGGAAATGAAGAAGCTACAAAACTTTCAGGTATAAATGTAGATAAGGTAAAGATATGGGTATATGGATTATGTGGTATGTTATCAGCTCTTGCAGGAGTAATTTTAACTTCTAGATTATATTCAGCTCAACCTACAGCTGGAAGTGGTTATGAACTAGATGCTATAGCTGCAGTAGTTTTAGGAGGAACATCTCTTGCTGGAGGAGTTGGAAGAATCACAGGGACAGCACTGGGAGCATTGATAATTGGTGTTTTAGGAAATGCTTTAAACCTATTGAATGTATCGTCTTACTATCAAATGATGATAAAAGCTTTGGTAATCTTAGTGGCAGTTTTAATAGATAGAAAATCTAATAAATAA
- the rbsB gene encoding ribose ABC transporter substrate-binding protein RbsB, producing the protein MKKTMKLFGMAALIMVASSVANAEKIGLVVSTQNNPFFVTLKEGAEAKAKELGHELIVLDSQNDPSKELGNVEDLLIRGVDVLLINPTDSDAVASSVRAANRSKVPVVTLDRAANKGKVVSHVASDNVLGGEMAGNYIIEQLNGQGKVVELEGIPGTTAARDRGAGFNKAVNGKLTVVAKQAADFDRTRGLTVMENILQAQPEINAVFAHNDEMALGALKAIEATGKDILVVGFDATDDAVSAVKAGKLGATVAQKPAEIGAVGIEVADKIVKKQDVPANVPVALELIKR; encoded by the coding sequence ATGAAAAAAACAATGAAATTATTTGGAATGGCAGCTTTAATTATGGTGGCTTCAAGTGTTGCTAATGCAGAAAAAATAGGACTTGTAGTATCTACTCAAAACAATCCGTTCTTTGTTACATTGAAAGAGGGAGCAGAGGCAAAAGCTAAGGAATTAGGACATGAGTTAATAGTTTTAGATTCTCAAAATGACCCTTCTAAAGAGTTGGGAAATGTAGAAGATCTATTGATAAGAGGAGTAGATGTTCTATTGATAAATCCTACAGATTCAGATGCGGTAGCTAGTTCTGTAAGAGCAGCAAATAGAAGTAAGGTTCCAGTTGTAACATTGGATAGAGCGGCAAATAAAGGTAAAGTAGTATCTCATGTGGCATCAGATAATGTTTTAGGTGGAGAGATGGCTGGAAACTACATAATAGAACAGTTAAATGGTCAAGGAAAAGTTGTAGAGCTTGAAGGAATACCTGGAACAACAGCTGCTAGAGATAGAGGAGCTGGATTCAACAAAGCTGTAAATGGTAAGTTGACAGTAGTGGCAAAACAGGCTGCAGACTTTGATAGAACAAGAGGATTGACAGTAATGGAGAATATATTACAGGCTCAACCTGAAATTAATGCAGTGTTTGCTCATAATGATGAGATGGCATTAGGAGCTTTAAAAGCTATTGAAGCAACAGGAAAAGATATATTAGTTGTGGGATTTGATGCAACTGATGACGCTGTATCAGCTGTTAAAGCTGGAAAATTAGGTGCGACAGTGGCACAAAAACCAGCTGAAATAGGAGCTGTAGGAATAGAAGTAGCTGATAAAATTGTTAAAAAACAAGATGTTCCAGCAAATGTTCCAGTAGCTTTAGAATTGATAAAAAGATAG
- a CDS encoding dihydrodipicolinate synthase family protein, with translation MRNLEKYHGVIPAFYACYDKDGNISVEGVKALTRYFVEMGVKGVYVGGSSGECIYQSKEERKVVLETIMKEAQGKLTVIAHVACNNTADSMELAAHAESLGVDAIAAIPPIYFRLPEHAIAKYWNDISSAAPNTDFIIYNIPQLAGVALTPSLYKEMLKNPRVIGVKNSSMPIQDIQTFKAISGKDSIVFNGPDEQFIGGFMIGAEGGIGGTYGAMPKLFLKALDCFKKGDYETARAIQYDVNDIITALCSCKGNMYGVIKATLKINHNIEIGGVRSPLANLVEEDMPKVEAVAKLIRDTEAKYL, from the coding sequence ATGAGAAATTTAGAGAAGTATCATGGAGTAATACCAGCATTTTATGCTTGTTATGACAAAGATGGAAATATTAGCGTAGAGGGAGTAAAAGCTTTAACTAGATATTTCGTTGAAATGGGAGTTAAAGGTGTTTATGTAGGAGGATCTTCTGGAGAGTGTATTTATCAATCTAAAGAAGAGAGAAAAGTAGTTTTAGAAACAATAATGAAAGAAGCACAAGGAAAGTTAACTGTAATAGCTCACGTAGCTTGTAACAACACAGCTGACAGTATGGAATTAGCTGCACATGCAGAGAGTTTAGGAGTAGATGCAATAGCTGCTATACCACCTATCTATTTCCGTTTACCAGAGCATGCAATTGCTAAATACTGGAACGATATCTCAAGTGCTGCACCTAATACAGATTTCATAATTTATAATATTCCACAATTAGCAGGAGTAGCTTTAACACCATCATTATATAAAGAAATGTTAAAAAATCCTAGAGTAATTGGAGTTAAAAACTCTTCAATGCCTATTCAAGATATCCAAACATTCAAAGCTATAAGCGGAAAAGATTCTATCGTATTCAATGGTCCAGATGAGCAGTTTATCGGTGGATTTATGATAGGAGCAGAGGGAGGAATAGGAGGAACTTATGGTGCAATGCCTAAATTATTCCTTAAAGCTTTAGATTGTTTCAAAAAAGGAGATTACGAAACAGCTCGTGCTATCCAATATGATGTAAATGATATAATTACAGCTCTATGCTCTTGTAAAGGAAATATGTATGGAGTAATTAAAGCAACTTTAAAAATCAACCACAACATAGAGATTGGAGGAGTTCGTTCTCCATTAGCAAATCTTGTTGAAGAGGATATGCCAAAAGTAGAGGCAGTTGCAAAATTAATAAGAGATACAGAAGCTAAATACTTATAA
- the rbsK gene encoding ribokinase: MKKIVVVGSINMDLVTICNRVPEGGETLFGEEFFQVPGGKGANQAVAIGKLGTDVTMLGKVGKDSFGKDLIEAMKKSGVKTEHIKEGEKATGIAKIIVEKNGQNRILVVAGANSEVDREYIDEHLDVIRDCDVLVAQLEIPIETVAYALEKAKEFGKMTILNPAPARELSEDIIRNSDLIIPNESELALMTGMKTDTHEEIKEAGEKLLNLGVKDLIVTLGSKGSLHLNREVCEFHSAYKVKAVDTTAAGDSFIGGLVRELKGNNLSEAIEFATKVSAIAVTKKGAQTSIPTIEEVENFKGVKNEEK, translated from the coding sequence ATGAAAAAAATAGTTGTAGTTGGAAGTATAAATATGGACTTGGTTACAATTTGTAATAGAGTGCCTGAGGGAGGAGAAACACTTTTTGGAGAGGAGTTTTTTCAAGTTCCTGGAGGGAAGGGTGCTAATCAGGCAGTGGCTATTGGAAAATTGGGTACAGATGTAACTATGCTTGGTAAAGTTGGGAAAGATTCTTTTGGAAAAGATTTGATAGAAGCTATGAAGAAAAGTGGTGTTAAGACTGAACATATAAAAGAGGGAGAGAAGGCCACTGGAATAGCAAAGATAATAGTTGAGAAAAATGGACAGAATAGAATACTCGTTGTAGCAGGTGCTAATAGTGAGGTAGATAGAGAGTATATAGATGAGCATCTAGATGTAATTAGAGATTGTGATGTTTTGGTAGCTCAACTGGAGATACCAATTGAGACAGTTGCTTATGCTCTTGAAAAGGCTAAGGAATTTGGGAAAATGACTATTCTAAATCCTGCACCAGCTAGAGAATTAAGTGAGGATATAATTAGAAATAGTGATTTGATAATTCCTAATGAGAGTGAATTAGCATTGATGACAGGGATGAAAACTGACACTCACGAAGAGATAAAAGAGGCTGGAGAAAAGTTATTAAATTTAGGAGTGAAAGATCTCATAGTGACTTTGGGAAGTAAGGGATCTTTACATTTAAATAGAGAGGTATGTGAATTTCACTCAGCTTATAAAGTTAAGGCCGTTGATACAACAGCAGCTGGTGATAGCTTTATAGGTGGGCTAGTGAGAGAGTTAAAAGGTAACAACTTAAGTGAAGCTATAGAGTTTGCAACAAAAGTTTCAGCCATAGCAGTGACAAAAAAAGGAGCTCAAACATCAATACCAACAATAGAAGAGGTAGAAAATTTTAAGGGGGTAAAAAATGAAGAAAAGTAG
- the rbsD gene encoding D-ribose pyranase, with the protein MKKSRLLNSELSYEISKIGHTAHITLCDAGLPIPRDVKRIDLAVEAGLPSFISVLEPILSEMQVEEIILAEEIKDKNPEMLKNIMRAFERANMSPKIVWVKHEEFKKITKESEAIVRTGECSPYSNVILKSGVVF; encoded by the coding sequence ATGAAGAAAAGTAGACTTTTAAACAGCGAACTATCATATGAGATATCAAAAATAGGGCATACAGCTCATATTACACTTTGTGATGCTGGACTTCCTATACCCAGAGATGTAAAGAGAATAGACTTGGCAGTAGAAGCTGGACTACCTAGTTTTATAAGTGTTTTGGAGCCTATATTGAGTGAGATGCAAGTGGAAGAGATTATTTTAGCTGAAGAGATAAAAGATAAAAATCCTGAGATGTTGAAAAATATAATGAGAGCTTTTGAAAGAGCGAATATGAGTCCTAAAATAGTTTGGGTAAAACACGAGGAGTTTAAGAAAATAACAAAAGAGAGTGAGGCAATAGTGAGAACTGGAGAGTGTTCTCCATATTCAAATGTTATTTTAAAATCAGGAGTAGTTTTCTAG
- the rbsA gene encoding ribose ABC transporter ATP-binding protein RbsA — protein MNKEIVLKMSDIVKTFPGVKALDGASINIYKGRVMALMGENGAGKSTLIKVMTGIYNMDSGSLYVGNSKVDFRNVNDSQEKGIAVIHQELNLIPELSITENIFLGREMVNSFGTIDRSLMKREAKMLLDKLNIKESEDTLVKDLTIGKMQMVEIAKALSQNAKIIVMDEPTDALTDSETESLFKVIRELTAEGKSIVYISHRLKEIPEICDDITVMRDGKFICEAEVKDIDEEFIIRNMVGRSLDEQFPRVKVEKGKEVLKVQNLKNRYVNDISFTLHEGEILGISGLMGAGRSELAKTIYGHLKKDSGKVLINGEEKNIKSAKTGIECGIAYVSEDRKGDGLVLGMSVKDNMTLSALNFFSNIFKLEHKKEESSVEEYIKKFRIKTPTMEQKIKNLSGGNQQKVAIAKALLTNPKILILDEPTRGVDVGAKKEIYDFINELKLKGLSIIMISSEMPEIIGLSDRIIVIHNGKITGEFLAEEATQENIMRCAVGGKEC, from the coding sequence ATGAATAAAGAGATTGTATTAAAGATGAGTGACATAGTAAAAACATTTCCTGGAGTAAAAGCTTTAGATGGAGCTAGTATCAATATATATAAAGGTAGAGTTATGGCACTTATGGGAGAGAATGGGGCTGGAAAATCTACACTTATAAAAGTTATGACAGGAATCTATAATATGGATAGTGGAAGCCTCTATGTTGGGAATTCAAAAGTTGATTTTAGAAATGTAAATGATTCTCAAGAGAAGGGGATAGCAGTTATACATCAAGAGTTAAATCTTATTCCAGAGCTATCTATTACAGAGAATATATTTTTAGGTAGAGAGATGGTAAATTCATTTGGAACAATAGATAGATCTCTGATGAAAAGGGAAGCGAAGATGCTCCTAGATAAGTTGAATATCAAAGAGAGTGAGGATACTCTAGTTAAGGATCTAACTATTGGAAAGATGCAGATGGTAGAGATTGCAAAAGCTCTTTCACAAAATGCAAAGATAATAGTTATGGATGAGCCTACAGATGCACTTACAGATAGTGAAACAGAGAGCTTGTTCAAAGTTATTAGAGAACTTACTGCTGAAGGAAAAAGTATTGTCTATATATCTCACAGACTGAAGGAGATTCCTGAGATCTGTGATGATATAACGGTGATGAGAGATGGTAAATTTATCTGTGAAGCTGAAGTAAAGGACATTGATGAAGAGTTTATAATTAGAAACATGGTAGGAAGAAGCCTTGATGAGCAGTTTCCGAGAGTAAAAGTAGAGAAGGGAAAAGAGGTTTTAAAAGTACAAAATTTAAAAAATAGATATGTCAATGATATTTCTTTTACATTGCACGAGGGTGAGATCTTGGGAATATCAGGATTGATGGGAGCTGGAAGAAGTGAGTTGGCAAAAACTATCTATGGACATTTGAAAAAAGATAGTGGAAAAGTACTTATAAACGGAGAAGAAAAGAATATAAAATCAGCTAAAACTGGAATAGAGTGTGGAATAGCTTATGTATCTGAAGATAGAAAAGGTGACGGATTGGTTTTGGGAATGAGTGTTAAGGATAATATGACACTATCAGCTTTAAACTTTTTCTCAAATATTTTTAAATTAGAGCATAAGAAAGAGGAATCAAGTGTAGAGGAGTATATTAAAAAATTTAGAATAAAAACTCCTACTATGGAGCAAAAAATAAAAAATTTAAGTGGTGGAAATCAGCAAAAGGTAGCTATTGCTAAGGCTTTATTGACAAATCCTAAAATCTTGATATTAGATGAACCTACAAGAGGAGTAGATGTGGGAGCGAAAAAAGAGATTTATGACTTTATCAATGAACTAAAATTAAAGGGCTTGAGCATAATAATGATATCTTCAGAGATGCCAGAGATAATAGGGCTTAGTGATAGAATAATAGTTATTCATAATGGTAAGATTACTGGAGAGTTTTTAGCTGAGGAAGCAACTCAAGAAAATATAATGAGATGTGCAGTAGGAGGAAAAGAATGTTAA
- a CDS encoding MFS transporter — MERFLEKFGLGEKLKKNLLAILIVAVGGAIIYGLPYFRYDYYDAYLKAYNLTNVQMGVFGSIYGVFGMVSYLFGGYVADRVSVKKILVLSLVGTGVGGFVHLIPNISFTALVLLYAFWGFSSLFAFWPACVKAVRMLSDAEGQGKAFGIFEGGRGVAAALGASVAVIVYRLGVKGLVTDEILGMKYVIIFYSVINVLCGLLVQFNMKDEIMKSDEKISFADIGKVVKLPAVWIISIVTFCNYVFTLSLYYFVPYGTSLLGMTVTSAAILAAVKRYVSPLSNIGGGFLGDKMGTSNLLSISFIVMALGTAGILFLPFSGTTLVIWLFVILYIVNYLFYNVNYSLVWAMMEEGAIPDKYSGTAAGLISTIGYLPEIFISLMAGKILDKFPGALGYRYFFGYLIVMLLLGAVFVEIWKRYLKKNNLVKTK, encoded by the coding sequence ATGGAACGTTTTTTAGAGAAATTTGGATTAGGAGAAAAATTAAAAAAGAATTTGTTAGCTATTTTAATAGTTGCAGTGGGAGGGGCTATAATCTATGGTTTACCATATTTCCGTTATGACTATTATGACGCTTATTTGAAAGCTTATAACTTAACAAATGTACAAATGGGAGTTTTTGGAAGTATATATGGAGTTTTTGGAATGGTGTCTTATCTTTTTGGTGGTTATGTGGCAGATAGAGTTTCTGTAAAGAAAATACTTGTACTATCTTTGGTAGGAACAGGTGTTGGAGGATTTGTTCACTTGATACCAAACATTAGTTTTACTGCTTTAGTTTTACTATATGCATTTTGGGGATTTTCATCTTTATTTGCTTTCTGGCCAGCTTGTGTAAAGGCTGTTCGTATGTTATCTGATGCAGAGGGACAGGGAAAAGCTTTTGGAATATTTGAAGGTGGTAGAGGTGTAGCAGCTGCTTTGGGAGCATCAGTAGCTGTTATTGTATATAGACTAGGAGTTAAAGGGCTAGTAACTGATGAGATTTTAGGAATGAAGTATGTTATCATATTTTATTCAGTTATAAATGTACTTTGTGGTCTGCTAGTACAGTTTAATATGAAAGATGAGATAATGAAAAGTGATGAGAAGATCTCTTTTGCTGATATTGGAAAGGTAGTCAAATTACCAGCAGTTTGGATAATATCTATAGTAACTTTCTGTAACTATGTATTTACACTATCACTATACTATTTTGTACCATATGGAACATCACTTTTGGGAATGACAGTAACTTCAGCAGCAATATTAGCAGCTGTAAAGAGATATGTATCACCACTATCTAATATAGGTGGAGGATTCTTAGGAGATAAGATGGGAACAAGTAATCTTTTATCAATCTCTTTTATAGTTATGGCTTTAGGAACAGCTGGAATCTTATTTTTACCATTTAGTGGAACTACTTTAGTAATTTGGCTATTTGTAATACTATACATAGTAAACTATCTATTCTACAATGTAAACTACAGTCTTGTTTGGGCTATGATGGAAGAGGGAGCTATCCCAGATAAGTATTCAGGAACAGCAGCAGGATTGATATCTACAATAGGGTATTTACCTGAGATATTTATCTCTCTAATGGCAGGAAAGATATTGGATAAATTCCCAGGAGCATTAGGTTATCGTTATTTCTTTGGTTACCTAATTGTAATGTTATTATTAGGAGCTGTGTTTGTTGAGATTTGGAAAAGATACTTAAAGAAAAATAATCTTGTTAAAACAAAATAG
- a CDS encoding MFS transporter, whose product MVERYIDRRWNIYMIIISYFINNCVSGVVYDVYINYLQEIDIDIAKSFWGYYGYSMFISAFIITFINKIGYKKILFLSVGSCSIGLFGTFLLQSGFFIRIFILLLLSGIQLHYLILLPFINKYTKLTEQVKWFSRVYYIGYVGFFMTTYLGGYATIEFFSRVTNRTYLEAKGLSNSLDTMDSLLKSLYVTSMGRVILLLGIISLLGIIPLFFIKENREDYSEIREGNKNFVKDIFNKRREIFNRHSVLYLIYWGLNNFAIGLFVPYYTIYFNRYLNIDKVTTSLLLSLSYIAVVLFMFFTDTIAKLIGKVKTLYLSILLAIPFMILVAEGNRFGDSRIWIIGVALFIRTGIMNLGSPIDSSLAVEVVNEKMVPLYTGIISFITGIAGVLSGQFTGKILFDQPNGYKLGYYLGAGLYFIGALIIATNFSRFNKIKGE is encoded by the coding sequence ATGGTGGAGAGGTATATAGATAGAAGATGGAATATTTATATGATAATCATAAGTTATTTTATAAATAATTGTGTAAGTGGAGTAGTTTATGATGTGTATATAAACTACCTACAGGAGATAGATATAGATATTGCAAAATCCTTTTGGGGATATTATGGATACTCTATGTTTATATCAGCATTTATAATCACATTTATAAATAAAATAGGTTATAAGAAAATTCTTTTTCTTTCAGTAGGAAGCTGTAGTATAGGGCTCTTTGGAACTTTTTTATTACAGAGTGGTTTTTTTATAAGGATATTTATACTTCTGCTTTTGAGTGGAATACAGCTACACTACCTAATCTTGTTACCTTTTATAAATAAGTATACGAAATTAACTGAACAGGTAAAGTGGTTTTCAAGAGTTTATTATATAGGTTATGTTGGTTTTTTTATGACCACATACTTAGGAGGATATGCAACGATAGAGTTTTTCTCTAGAGTGACAAATCGTACATATCTAGAGGCGAAGGGGTTATCCAACTCTTTGGATACAATGGATAGTTTATTGAAAAGCCTCTATGTAACCTCAATGGGAAGGGTGATCCTGCTCTTGGGGATAATCTCTCTTTTAGGAATAATACCACTATTTTTTATAAAGGAGAATAGAGAGGATTACAGTGAGATTAGAGAGGGGAATAAAAATTTTGTAAAAGATATATTTAATAAAAGAAGAGAGATATTTAATAGACATTCAGTACTGTATCTCATCTATTGGGGATTGAATAACTTTGCAATCGGATTGTTTGTTCCATACTATACAATTTATTTCAATAGATATTTGAATATAGATAAGGTAACAACATCTCTACTACTTTCACTATCTTATATTGCAGTGGTACTCTTTATGTTTTTTACAGATACCATAGCTAAGCTAATAGGAAAGGTAAAAACACTATATCTTTCGATACTTTTGGCTATACCATTTATGATCTTGGTAGCTGAAGGGAATAGGTTTGGAGATAGTCGTATCTGGATAATAGGAGTGGCCTTGTTTATAAGAACAGGGATTATGAACTTGGGAAGTCCCATAGATAGTTCTTTGGCTGTGGAGGTTGTAAATGAGAAGATGGTTCCACTATACACTGGAATAATAAGTTTTATAACTGGAATAGCTGGTGTTTTAAGTGGTCAATTTACAGGTAAGATACTGTTTGATCAACCCAATGGATATAAGTTAGGTTACTATTTAGGGGCAGGTTTATATTTTATAGGGGCTTTGATAATTGCTACTAATTTTTCAAGATTTAATAAGATTAAAGGAGAGTAG